One window of Mediterraneibacter gnavus ATCC 29149 genomic DNA carries:
- the lgt gene encoding prolipoprotein diacylglyceryl transferase produces MHYDISFPHLGIHLEHVGKTISVFGFEIAYYGIIIGTAILLGFVIATSEAKRTGQDPESYLDMGMFGVVFGIIGARLYYVLFSWDMYKDNLLEILNIREGGLAIYGGVIAAVLTVIIAAKIKHLSAPQIFDTIALALLNGQMLGRWGNFFNREAFGGYTDSLFAMRLPIDAVRSSDVTEQMRAHIQMIDGVEYIQVHPTFLYESLWCCALLILLFAYRKHKKYEGELFLLYMFGYGLGRAWIEGLRTDQLLLPGIGLPVSQLLAGVLVVTTGVLLVYLRKNHSRYSMLAKKSTGK; encoded by the coding sequence ATGCACTATGATATTAGTTTTCCCCATCTGGGAATCCATTTGGAACATGTCGGAAAGACAATCTCGGTATTTGGATTTGAGATCGCATATTACGGAATCATCATCGGCACGGCGATCCTTCTGGGCTTTGTGATCGCGACATCAGAGGCGAAGCGTACCGGACAGGATCCGGAGAGTTATCTGGATATGGGAATGTTCGGTGTTGTATTCGGGATCATCGGAGCAAGATTATATTATGTGCTCTTTTCCTGGGATATGTACAAAGACAATCTTCTGGAAATTTTGAATATCCGGGAAGGCGGTCTTGCAATCTACGGCGGTGTGATTGCAGCAGTACTGACTGTGATCATTGCAGCGAAGATCAAGCATTTGAGTGCGCCCCAGATTTTTGATACGATCGCGCTTGCCCTGTTAAACGGACAGATGCTGGGACGCTGGGGGAATTTCTTTAACAGAGAGGCGTTTGGCGGATATACGGACAGTTTGTTTGCGATGCGGCTTCCGATCGATGCAGTGAGAAGCTCTGATGTGACAGAGCAGATGAGAGCACATATCCAGATGATCGATGGCGTAGAATACATTCAGGTGCATCCTACTTTTTTATATGAATCTTTGTGGTGCTGTGCTCTTTTGATCTTGCTGTTTGCATATCGAAAGCATAAAAAATACGAGGGAGAGTTGTTCCTTCTTTATATGTTCGGGTATGGACTTGGACGCGCTTGGATCGAAGGACTCCGGACAGATCAGCTTCTCCTGCCGGGAATCGGACTTCCTGTTTCCCAGCTTCTGGCAGGTGTGCTGGTAGTGACAACAGGTGTTTTGCTTGTGTATCTGAGAAAAAATCATTCCAGATATTCGATGCTTGCAAAAAAAAGTACAGGAAAATAA
- the ychF gene encoding redox-regulated ATPase YchF produces the protein MKLGIVGLPNVGKSTLFNSLTKAGAESANYPFCTIDPNVGVVTVPDHRLDVLGEMYNTKKITPAAIEFVDIAGLVKGASKGEGLGNQFLANIREVDAIVHVVRCFEDSNIVHVDGSIDPLRDIETINLELIFSDLEILERRIAKVVKLSRNDKTAAKELELLKRIKEHLEENKMAKSFTTDDEEEQEWLTSYNLLTYKPVIFAANVTEDDLANDGADNAGVQKVREYAAEENCEVFVVCAQIEQEIAELDEDEKKLFLDDLGLEESGLEKLIKASYHLLGLISYLTAGEQECRAWTITKGTKAPQAAGKIHTDFERGFIRAEVVSYDDLMACGTHAAAKEKGLVRLEGKEYVVQDGDIIVFRFNV, from the coding sequence ATGAAATTAGGAATCGTAGGATTACCAAACGTAGGAAAGAGTACATTATTTAATTCGTTGACAAAAGCCGGAGCAGAATCCGCAAACTATCCGTTCTGTACCATTGACCCGAATGTGGGAGTTGTGACCGTACCGGATCACAGACTGGATGTTCTGGGTGAGATGTACAATACAAAGAAGATCACACCGGCAGCCATTGAGTTCGTAGATATTGCAGGTCTGGTAAAGGGGGCATCAAAAGGAGAGGGACTTGGAAACCAGTTCCTTGCCAACATCAGAGAAGTAGATGCAATTGTGCATGTTGTGAGATGTTTTGAGGACAGTAATATTGTACATGTGGACGGAAGTATCGATCCGCTGCGTGATATCGAGACGATCAACCTGGAACTGATCTTTTCCGATCTGGAGATTTTGGAGAGAAGGATCGCAAAAGTGGTAAAGCTTTCCAGAAATGATAAGACAGCAGCAAAAGAGCTGGAGCTGTTAAAACGCATCAAAGAGCATCTGGAAGAAAATAAGATGGCGAAGAGCTTTACAACAGACGATGAGGAAGAACAGGAGTGGCTGACAAGCTACAATCTTCTGACATACAAGCCGGTGATCTTTGCGGCAAATGTGACAGAGGACGATCTGGCAAATGACGGTGCAGACAATGCCGGAGTACAGAAAGTGCGGGAATACGCAGCAGAAGAGAACTGTGAAGTATTTGTAGTCTGCGCACAGATTGAACAGGAGATCGCAGAGCTGGATGAGGATGAGAAAAAGTTATTCCTGGATGATCTTGGTCTGGAGGAGTCCGGTCTGGAAAAACTGATCAAAGCAAGTTATCATCTGCTCGGACTGATCAGCTATCTGACAGCGGGAGAGCAGGAGTGCCGTGCATGGACGATCACAAAGGGAACAAAGGCACCTCAGGCAGCAGGAAAGATCCATACAGATTTCGAACGTGGATTTATCCGTGCGGAGGTGGTAAGTTATGATGATCTGATGGCATGCGGAACACATGCGGCTGCCAAAGAGAAAGGTCTGGTAAGACTGGAAGGAAAAGAGTATGTAGTTCAGGACGGAGATATTATCGTATTCCGCTTTAACGTATAA
- a CDS encoding tyrosine-type recombinase/integrase translates to MGKDLKGKELGKGISQESTGLYSARFVDRFGKRKHKRFKKLQECRAWIADATYVDEHSDISMPSDMLVNQWFDYWIGIKKKIVRSNTVRNYTERYIKNIKPVIGEMPLSDVKPLHCQKIFYDMADQEYRTSTIYQARIALYNMFEYAKENEVLCSNPCKKSVKSDMGKPSEKKVALTRDIQKTFLQYAEGQSYENQYRFILQTGLRTGELVGLKWKDVDLKSKTIQIRRSMEYRYSAKKWRIGEPKSKSGYRTIPLTEEAVAILKKQKEKNKRISEISTEWEEFVFLCRKGTPVKNSTYDTALFKICDKAKIPRFSMHILRHTFATRCIEAGMKPKTLQMLLGHSNIGITMNLYVHTTEEEKKKEMDLVAEALMAI, encoded by the coding sequence ATGGGAAAAGATTTAAAAGGCAAAGAACTTGGCAAGGGAATATCCCAAGAAAGTACGGGATTATACTCAGCCAGATTTGTAGATCGGTTTGGAAAGAGAAAACATAAACGATTCAAAAAGCTGCAAGAGTGCAGAGCATGGATTGCAGATGCGACTTATGTGGATGAACATAGTGATATTTCAATGCCATCAGATATGCTGGTCAATCAATGGTTTGATTATTGGATTGGGATAAAAAAGAAAATAGTCCGTTCCAATACTGTTCGCAATTATACGGAGAGATATATTAAAAATATTAAACCGGTAATTGGGGAGATGCCACTATCAGACGTGAAACCACTTCACTGTCAGAAAATATTTTATGATATGGCAGATCAGGAGTATCGTACATCTACAATTTATCAGGCAAGAATTGCATTATACAACATGTTTGAGTATGCAAAAGAAAATGAAGTCTTGTGTAGCAATCCCTGTAAAAAATCTGTGAAAAGTGATATGGGAAAGCCATCTGAGAAGAAGGTTGCATTAACAAGAGACATACAAAAAACATTTTTACAATACGCAGAAGGTCAAAGCTATGAAAATCAGTATCGTTTTATACTACAAACCGGATTGCGAACAGGCGAATTGGTAGGATTGAAATGGAAAGATGTCGATTTAAAATCCAAAACAATTCAGATTCGCAGAAGTATGGAATATCGTTACAGTGCAAAGAAGTGGCGTATCGGAGAACCAAAGAGTAAATCAGGTTACCGCACGATACCCTTAACAGAAGAAGCGGTTGCTATACTAAAAAAACAAAAAGAAAAGAATAAGAGGATTTCAGAAATTTCAACAGAATGGGAAGAATTTGTGTTTCTGTGTCGAAAAGGAACGCCTGTCAAGAACAGTACATATGATACAGCGTTGTTTAAAATCTGTGATAAAGCAAAAATTCCAAGATTTTCGATGCATATCTTGAGACATACGTTTGCTACCAGATGTATTGAAGCAGGAATGAAACCGAAAACACTTCAGATGTTACTGGGCCATTCGAATATTGGAATTACGATGAACTTATATGTTCATACTACTGAGGAAGAAAAGAAAAAAGAAATGGACTTGGTGGCAGAAGCGCTTATGGCAATATAA
- a CDS encoding excisionase: MNKQYVAICEKVALTIEEAAEYSNIGQNRISSLLKEPRCPFVLYVGTKKLVKRKEFEKFISESVEI, translated from the coding sequence ATGAACAAACAATATGTTGCAATATGTGAAAAAGTGGCTCTTACAATTGAAGAGGCAGCAGAATACAGTAATATCGGACAAAATAGAATAAGTAGTCTTTTGAAAGAACCGAGATGCCCTTTTGTGCTTTACGTAGGCACGAAAAAACTTGTAAAGAGAAAAGAATTTGAAAAATTCATTTCGGAAAGTGTGGAAATATAA
- a CDS encoding ATP-binding protein, whose amino-acid sequence MREEDTVCVGSDGLQYCKVCGEAKEAFFPKGDFMGMKKHSRQCACDRKAYEEEQKYFKDKEHRELVSRNTSICFDESRMEEWTFENADMSDAVMHRAKNYVDNWNEMKRNHIGCLFWGPVGTGKSYVAGCIANELLKQEVTVKMTNFNTIIDDIFPLADKTEYINALASYQLLIIDDLGVERNSEYALGIIFSVIDRRIRSGRPLIITMNLPLNEIKSETMLDKKRIYDRILEMCTPMYVGGTSKREVIASMKMEKAKTLLNTKNDCVYCG is encoded by the coding sequence ATGAGAGAAGAAGATACCGTATGTGTAGGCAGTGATGGTTTGCAATATTGCAAAGTCTGTGGGGAAGCGAAAGAAGCATTTTTTCCTAAGGGTGACTTTATGGGGATGAAGAAACATTCCAGGCAATGTGCTTGTGACAGAAAAGCGTATGAAGAAGAACAAAAATATTTTAAAGACAAAGAACACCGGGAATTAGTCAGCAGAAATACGAGTATCTGTTTTGACGAGAGCAGAATGGAAGAGTGGACATTTGAGAACGCAGATATGTCGGATGCAGTCATGCATAGAGCAAAAAATTACGTTGATAACTGGAATGAAATGAAAAGAAATCATATAGGTTGTTTGTTCTGGGGACCGGTTGGTACCGGGAAAAGTTATGTTGCCGGATGCATTGCCAATGAACTTCTTAAGCAGGAAGTAACGGTGAAGATGACAAATTTCAATACCATTATCGATGATATATTTCCACTGGCAGACAAAACGGAATATATCAATGCATTGGCTTCTTATCAGCTTTTGATTATTGATGATCTTGGAGTGGAACGAAATTCGGAATATGCGTTAGGAATTATTTTCAGTGTCATAGACCGCAGGATCCGTTCGGGACGCCCTTTGATTATCACAATGAATCTTCCGCTAAATGAAATAAAAAGCGAGACCATGTTGGATAAAAAGCGTATCTATGACCGCATTTTAGAAATGTGTACGCCAATGTATGTTGGAGGCACAAGCAAACGAGAAGTGATTGCAAGTATGAAAATGGAGAAAGCAAAAACGTTGTTGAATACAAAGAATGATTGTGTGTATTGCGGATAG
- a CDS encoding replication initiator protein A: MKYEYMKESEKMLQYFQFPKFLLKLRISQTAKFLYMILYDRARISRKNSWIDKYGNVYLIFPIEELSVQIDKCKSSVKTALKELDDVGLLVRRSGGFSKPNHLYVKIPSDEIGLQPVDDKAVEKMVATESEKQPSSGRKNGCTGVGNVAPSKVTEKYKRNKYHEVNYCYVEGESL; this comes from the coding sequence ATGAAATATGAATACATGAAGGAGTCAGAGAAGATGCTTCAGTACTTCCAGTTTCCGAAGTTTTTGCTCAAACTGCGCATTTCCCAAACTGCAAAATTTCTTTATATGATTTTGTATGACCGGGCACGGATATCGAGAAAGAATAGCTGGATAGACAAGTATGGAAATGTTTATCTGATTTTTCCGATAGAGGAATTGTCTGTTCAAATCGACAAATGCAAATCTTCTGTAAAAACAGCATTGAAGGAATTAGATGATGTGGGACTATTGGTTCGCAGATCTGGTGGTTTTTCAAAACCCAATCATTTATATGTAAAAATTCCATCTGATGAGATAGGTTTACAGCCGGTTGACGATAAGGCGGTTGAAAAGATGGTTGCAACAGAGTCGGAAAAGCAACCTTCATCTGGTCGTAAAAATGGCTGTACAGGAGTCGGAAATGTGGCACCTAGTAAAGTAACTGAGAAATATAAAAGAAATAAATATCATGAAGTAAATTATTGCTATGTGGAAGGAGAGAGTTTGTGA
- a CDS encoding ABC transporter permease, which translates to MFHKNIPNNNKDIIRFLAKNFAGTKKVRNAILFCSVVIGIVAITMVFGISVGKIQAEEIRLIRENGTASSGRIEDGTEEQYAKLKQLDYIKQVGKSIFVGEATDVSEDNAKTICNVVWADSESWNFFLKPAYTNIIGSYPQKKDEILLSERALKKLGISEPEQGMEINLDVYKGVFEHSKEKFKLCGWYTDSGNKLAIGYISHDKINELNLEKGPYTLLFSQSNHLSRSKTEEKLYQTLPMKSADQKIYVSDTAQYTAVSKFAGGYELVILGTLGILCGIYFLVRNVLWISMSEDIQNLGLLHTIGATERQITKIYRKQMRSLMLKGSVLGSLLSVVILVLMIPEILGFHFYQEMGGNTILSFFRPWILLLSVVFVNGILWMASEGVIRKITKLSCIESATYDGKMGDRKIKHPGKLVLKRSETGEMFYIALGNIMRHKARFIITSISIFLGVLSFILMNVLTNGCDYKHLLEKRPDFLLAGEFSEFGKSQGCGEEYKTREIDVDPLLTQGDGVELLYDNDYDEFSPISQELEKKLYEIDGIDWEKSNLIEGAYVDTVISKKGIRPYDEGLSNLTNDNMVEGFSWDTVQILNENQILSIKKYVQDNQLNIDVKSLEEGNGVLIIHDHMLTPEQQKLADKAIGEPVYFKTLLSKEDAIRRKEQNNSDSKEKQQEDDFLEKESETFTLCGYLDRQSENFPEIHQSWHGEGNLYYFISEKGFQKIPTEKKILTMELTANPEKEPYVKTQISELISEENKKRSEMTEVSMDEGTGEAGVFVICKSDLMQQKETYMRGNRILLGAVSIILFIAGLTNYCNVIFTGMYARRKEFDIMKSIGMTDKQMKLMLFGEGSYYFMCVMGLLFTAGVAVLVGVKIYMENKLSYFTFHWPIHVMVGVMFSLVLINVMVTHFLSYYPKDI; encoded by the coding sequence ATGTTTCATAAGAATATTCCAAATAACAATAAAGACATAATCCGATTTTTGGCTAAAAATTTTGCGGGCACAAAAAAGGTGAGAAATGCGATTTTATTTTGCTCAGTAGTAATCGGTATTGTTGCTATTACCATGGTATTCGGAATCTCCGTTGGGAAAATACAGGCGGAAGAAATAAGGCTGATCAGAGAAAATGGAACTGCTTCTTCGGGCAGAATAGAAGATGGAACAGAAGAACAATATGCAAAATTAAAACAACTGGATTATATAAAACAGGTTGGGAAAAGCATTTTTGTAGGTGAAGCTACAGACGTTTCAGAGGATAATGCAAAAACGATATGCAACGTAGTGTGGGCTGACTCAGAAAGTTGGAACTTTTTTTTAAAGCCTGCATATACCAATATAATTGGAAGCTACCCACAGAAAAAGGATGAAATTCTATTATCTGAGAGAGCATTGAAAAAACTAGGTATTTCTGAACCAGAACAAGGAATGGAAATAAACTTAGATGTATACAAAGGTGTGTTCGAACATTCGAAAGAAAAATTCAAGCTATGTGGCTGGTATACGGACTCTGGAAATAAATTAGCAATCGGATATATTTCACATGACAAAATTAATGAGTTAAACCTGGAAAAGGGTCCCTATACTTTACTTTTCAGTCAGAGCAATCATTTAAGTAGAAGCAAAACAGAAGAAAAATTATATCAGACATTGCCGATGAAGAGTGCAGATCAGAAGATATACGTTTCTGATACAGCACAATATACTGCCGTTTCTAAATTCGCAGGTGGATATGAGCTGGTGATATTGGGAACGCTAGGTATTTTGTGTGGAATATATTTCCTTGTGCGTAATGTTCTTTGGATATCCATGAGTGAAGATATTCAAAATCTCGGATTGCTTCACACAATTGGAGCTACAGAAAGACAGATTACGAAAATTTACCGGAAGCAAATGAGGTCACTTATGTTAAAAGGTTCTGTCTTGGGAAGCTTGCTCTCTGTAGTGATTTTAGTCTTAATGATACCGGAAATATTAGGGTTTCATTTTTATCAGGAAATGGGAGGAAACACGATACTTTCCTTTTTCAGACCGTGGATTCTTTTGCTTTCTGTTGTATTTGTAAATGGAATTTTGTGGATGGCATCAGAAGGAGTTATTAGAAAAATAACGAAGCTGTCTTGTATTGAGAGTGCAACTTATGATGGAAAAATGGGTGACAGAAAAATAAAACATCCTGGGAAACTGGTGTTGAAACGCTCTGAAACAGGAGAAATGTTTTATATTGCATTGGGAAATATAATGCGTCATAAAGCACGATTTATCATTACAAGTATTTCCATATTTTTAGGAGTCCTGTCTTTTATTCTAATGAATGTACTTACAAATGGATGCGATTATAAGCATCTTCTTGAGAAACGTCCTGATTTTTTGCTGGCGGGAGAGTTTAGTGAATTCGGGAAAAGCCAGGGATGTGGGGAAGAATATAAAACCAGAGAAATCGATGTTGATCCTTTACTGACACAGGGAGATGGTGTAGAACTGTTGTATGACAATGATTATGATGAATTTTCACCAATCTCTCAAGAGTTAGAGAAAAAACTATACGAGATAGATGGTATTGATTGGGAGAAGTCCAATCTGATTGAAGGAGCCTATGTAGATACGGTTATATCTAAGAAAGGCATTCGTCCCTATGACGAGGGGCTTTCGAATCTTACAAATGACAATATGGTGGAAGGATTCAGCTGGGACACTGTGCAGATTTTAAATGAAAATCAAATCTTGTCGATTAAGAAATACGTGCAGGATAATCAATTGAATATTGACGTAAAATCTTTGGAAGAAGGAAATGGCGTATTAATTATACATGATCATATGCTGACTCCGGAACAACAAAAACTTGCAGATAAAGCAATTGGAGAACCGGTATATTTTAAAACGCTGCTTTCAAAAGAAGATGCGATTCGTAGAAAAGAACAAAATAATTCTGATAGTAAAGAGAAACAACAGGAAGACGATTTCCTAGAAAAGGAATCAGAAACATTTACTCTATGCGGTTATTTAGACAGGCAAAGCGAGAATTTCCCGGAAATACATCAATCTTGGCATGGAGAAGGCAACTTATATTATTTTATCAGTGAGAAAGGCTTTCAAAAGATACCGACCGAGAAAAAGATATTAACAATGGAACTAACTGCCAATCCGGAAAAAGAACCTTATGTGAAAACACAGATCAGCGAGCTGATATCCGAGGAAAATAAGAAACGATCCGAAATGACAGAAGTATCCATGGATGAAGGAACCGGCGAAGCAGGAGTTTTTGTTATCTGTAAATCAGATCTGATGCAGCAAAAAGAAACATATATGAGAGGAAATCGAATCCTCTTAGGTGCTGTAAGTATCATATTATTCATTGCGGGATTGACCAATTATTGTAATGTTATATTTACAGGGATGTACGCTCGGAGAAAAGAATTTGATATTATGAAAAGTATCGGGATGACCGATAAGCAAATGAAATTAATGCTTTTTGGAGAAGGCAGTTATTATTTTATGTGTGTGATGGGATTGTTGTTTACTGCGGGAGTGGCAGTCTTGGTTGGTGTGAAAATTTATATGGAAAATAAATTGTCATATTTTACATTTCATTGGCCGATTCATGTTATGGTAGGTGTAATGTTTTCTTTAGTGCTTATTAATGTTATGGTTACACATTTTTTGAGTTATTATCCAAAAGACATATAA
- a CDS encoding ABC transporter ATP-binding protein, translating into MDIIKAINLKKYYTSDTYEVRALDGVSLTVEDGEFIAVVGTSGCGKTTLMNILGGLDTPDFGGVWIRNTSLKDLNKEERTIFRRRNIGFVFQQYNLIPSLSIRENIVLPMRLDGKEIDIDFFNEIVESLGLKDKLERLPSTLSGGQQQRVSIARALLTKPAIVLADEPTGNLDSVTSMEVVGLLKSCAARFHQTTLIVTHQEEVAQMADRVIRMSDGKIYTRDCNDC; encoded by the coding sequence ATGGATATAATTAAAGCCATAAATCTTAAAAAATATTATACATCCGATACATATGAAGTGCGTGCTTTAGATGGTGTGTCGTTGACTGTGGAGGATGGTGAATTTATAGCAGTTGTCGGTACGTCCGGATGCGGAAAGACAACACTTATGAACATCTTAGGAGGTCTTGATACTCCGGATTTTGGAGGTGTCTGGATCAGAAATACAAGTTTAAAAGATCTTAACAAGGAAGAAAGAACGATATTCAGAAGAAGAAATATCGGATTTGTATTTCAGCAATATAATTTGATACCTTCTCTTAGTATACGTGAAAATATTGTCCTCCCAATGAGACTGGATGGCAAGGAAATAGATATAGATTTCTTTAATGAGATTGTAGAATCGCTTGGACTAAAAGATAAATTAGAACGTCTTCCGTCAACACTGTCCGGCGGGCAGCAACAGCGAGTTTCTATAGCACGGGCATTATTAACGAAACCGGCAATTGTCCTGGCGGATGAACCGACCGGAAATCTGGATTCTGTTACAAGTATGGAAGTCGTAGGATTACTAAAATCCTGTGCCGCAAGATTCCATCAGACGACATTGATCGTGACGCATCAAGAGGAAGTAGCGCAGATGGCAGACAGAGTAATACGTATGTCTGATGGGAAAATCTATACAAGAGATTGTAACGATTGTTAG
- a CDS encoding sensor histidine kinase, translating into MVVAIFTVLLAGFMLGGSTVYLVENHFRTKEMNKIYKLTESLINGNDLDDSDIGKETLYSKTTNQLIRLQEMLEGRRKEAEKSRYEIQKLISEIAHQLRTPLSNIKNYTELLQESLDETQEVLNTEYMKDLRTSEEQLCFLVESFIKTARLEQGIIQVHMQKENLVETILNALGQIQKKAEDKDIFFQVELPEKIICEHDKNWMCEAFYNVFDNAVKYSKSNSTIDITMKQTEMFYKIQIRDYGIGIKDGEENKIFQRFYRGEQARGQEGCGIGLYLSREIVLLQKGIMKATQMKPGLLIEVNLPV; encoded by the coding sequence ATGGTTGTAGCAATTTTTACAGTACTTTTAGCAGGTTTCATGCTCGGAGGAAGCACTGTATATTTAGTTGAAAATCATTTTAGAACAAAGGAAATGAACAAAATATATAAACTGACCGAATCTTTAATAAATGGCAATGACTTAGATGATTCTGATATAGGGAAGGAAACGCTTTATTCCAAAACTACCAATCAATTAATCCGTTTACAGGAAATGCTAGAGGGAAGAAGAAAAGAGGCCGAAAAAAGTCGATATGAGATACAGAAATTGATTTCTGAAATTGCACATCAATTGCGGACACCGCTGTCAAATATAAAAAATTATACAGAATTGCTGCAAGAGTCATTGGATGAAACGCAAGAAGTATTGAATACAGAATACATGAAAGACTTGCGAACAAGTGAAGAACAATTATGTTTTTTAGTGGAGAGCTTTATAAAAACTGCTCGATTAGAGCAAGGGATTATACAAGTTCACATGCAAAAAGAAAATCTTGTCGAAACGATTCTAAATGCGTTGGGGCAAATACAGAAAAAAGCAGAAGATAAAGATATCTTTTTTCAAGTAGAATTGCCGGAGAAAATCATTTGCGAACATGATAAAAACTGGATGTGTGAGGCGTTTTATAATGTGTTTGATAATGCAGTCAAATATAGCAAAAGCAACAGTACGATCGATATCACAATGAAACAAACGGAAATGTTTTATAAGATCCAAATAAGAGATTATGGAATCGGGATAAAAGACGGAGAAGAAAACAAAATTTTCCAAAGATTTTATCGAGGCGAACAGGCAAGAGGTCAGGAAGGATGCGGAATTGGTTTATATCTTTCCAGAGAGATTGTTCTATTGCAAAAAGGGATTATGAAAGCAACACAAATGAAGCCCGGGTTGCTCATAGAAGTGAATCTTCCGGTATAG
- a CDS encoding response regulator transcription factor: MVIGIIEDDNLLRKALDTSLQNQGYTTILAASRKEAIKNIDSSVDLLIVDIGLPDGDGINLYQELQKNGRIPAIFLTAKDDEKDMLKAFDIGADDYVVKPFSIRVLLKRIEVVLKRKSNENTFMCGQVILYSDRKQVFVGETEIFLTVKEYQLLEYLIMNQNQVLTKEMIMENIWGIDSEFIDSNTISVMISRLKKKLNDSSNVISNVFGMGYRMGD, encoded by the coding sequence ATGGTAATAGGAATTATAGAAGATGACAATTTGTTGAGAAAAGCCTTAGATACATCATTGCAAAATCAAGGTTATACAACGATTCTTGCTGCTTCAAGAAAAGAAGCAATTAAAAATATAGATAGTTCTGTAGATTTGTTGATTGTAGATATTGGATTACCGGATGGAGATGGAATAAATCTATATCAGGAACTTCAAAAAAATGGAAGAATCCCGGCAATTTTTTTAACTGCAAAAGATGATGAAAAAGATATGTTAAAAGCGTTTGATATAGGAGCAGATGATTATGTGGTCAAACCATTTTCAATAAGAGTATTGTTAAAACGTATTGAAGTTGTTTTAAAGAGAAAGTCAAATGAAAATACTTTTATGTGCGGACAAGTCATTTTGTATTCTGATAGAAAACAGGTTTTTGTTGGAGAGACGGAAATATTTTTGACAGTCAAAGAGTATCAGCTTTTAGAATATCTTATTATGAATCAGAATCAGGTTCTTACAAAAGAGATGATAATGGAAAATATATGGGGAATCGATAGTGAATTCATTGATTCTAACACAATTAGCGTTATGATCAGCAGATTGAAAAAGAAATTAAATGATTCATCGAATGTTATCAGTAATGTATTTGGAATGGGATATAGAATGGGAGATTAG
- a CDS encoding Abi family protein, which translates to MKKKLTIDEQIEDLKKKGVTFEIMCEEDAKKFLRYNNYYFKLKSYAKNYPINPKNGKYVNLEFAYLVELSKLDMYLRKIILGMCLDVEHILKTRMLYDVSRNEKEDGYNIVKKYFWAYPNTKIEILQKANSYNFTSDLAEKHSMDEEYSVWNLVELLSFGKFVELYTIYYQEYKSANYSDYLQSIKFLRNAAAHSNCLMSSIMKPKGEKKFRKTIKLTNALSQAQKEISLHARSKYMAYPAFHDFVALLFVYNDLLKEAANRNMRDKTMDELYHFFCEKDGRVLKYKEYFEKNQVIAEAYKFISGVIQYIKKQNNNPKHKRYLKI; encoded by the coding sequence ATGAAAAAGAAACTTACAATAGATGAGCAAATTGAAGATCTCAAGAAAAAAGGAGTTACTTTTGAAATAATGTGTGAAGAGGATGCAAAAAAATTTCTTCGCTACAATAATTATTATTTCAAATTGAAATCATATGCAAAAAATTATCCTATTAATCCGAAAAATGGTAAGTATGTAAATTTAGAATTTGCGTACTTAGTGGAATTGTCGAAGCTAGATATGTATCTTCGAAAAATAATTTTGGGTATGTGTTTAGACGTAGAGCACATACTAAAAACAAGGATGTTATATGATGTCAGTCGAAATGAAAAAGAAGATGGATATAATATTGTCAAAAAATATTTTTGGGCATATCCTAATACAAAGATAGAAATACTACAGAAAGCAAATTCATATAATTTCACATCTGATTTAGCAGAGAAACATTCAATGGATGAGGAATATTCCGTTTGGAATTTGGTTGAATTATTATCATTTGGGAAATTTGTGGAGTTATATACCATATATTATCAAGAGTATAAATCAGCAAATTACAGTGATTATTTACAATCTATTAAATTTTTAAGAAATGCGGCAGCTCATAGCAATTGTTTGATGAGTTCAATTATGAAACCTAAGGGAGAGAAAAAATTTCGAAAGACCATCAAGTTGACAAATGCATTATCTCAGGCTCAAAAGGAAATTAGTTTACATGCTCGTAGTAAATATATGGCTTATCCTGCATTTCATGATTTTGTAGCACTGCTATTTGTTTATAATGACCTTTTAAAGGAGGCTGCTAACCGTAATATGCGTGATAAAACAATGGATGAATTGTACCATTTTTTCTGTGAAAAAGATGGAAGAGTTTTGAAGTACAAAGAGTATTTTGAAAAAAATCAGGTTATTGCTGAAGCGTATAAATTCATTAGTGGAGTAATACAATATATTAAGAAGCAAAATAATAATCCAAAACATAAAAGGTACTTGAAAATTTAG